The genomic window CGACCGACCCGCGCCTCGGCGGCCTGAAACAGCAGGCCCGAAACCGTGGTGATGCAGAGATACAGCAGGGCTGCGACCAGAAAGAATGTGAACGGGTCGCGGGTGGACCGCGCCCCCATCTGCGCCTGCCGCACCAGTTCCACCACCCCGGTCACCGAGACCAGCGCCGCTTCCTTCAGCACCAGCTGCCACACGTTCCCGAGGCCGGGCAGGGCCGAGCGCAGCGCCAGCGGGGCAAGGATGCGGCGGAAGATCAGAAAGCGGCCCATGCCGATCGCCGTCGCGGCCTCGATCTCGCCCTTGCTCACCGCCATCACGGCGGCCCGGATCACCTCGGTGTGATAGGCGCCCGACACGATGCCGATCGCCAGAAAGCCGGCCACGAAGCCCGGCAGCGAGATGAAACCGACATGGCCGAACAGCCCCGCGATCTTCGACAGCGCAACCCCGGCCCCGAAATAGAACAGGAAGATCACCAGCAGGTCGGGAATGCCGCGCAACACCGTGGTGTAGGTCTCCGCCGCGCCGCGCAGCACGCGCCCGCCCGCCAGCTTGGCCCAGGCCCCGAAGATCCCGATGACCCCGCCCAGCAGATAGCCGCAGGCCGCAACCGCCACGGTCATTCCGGCGGCGCGCAGCATGGGCGCGCCCCACCCGTCGGGGCCGAAACTGAACAGCTGGAGGAGGGTCTGGTCAGCCACGATGCCTCGCGTGCGTCGCCAGTCGCGTCTTGCCGCCCGGCGCGGTCATGACGGCGGCCCGGCGGGAAGGTTCAGCGCCACATCCGGTCCGACCGGGTTGCGGAACGGGTTTTCGGCGCGGAAGGCCGCATGTTCGGCCTGTGCTGCCGCAAGCCGGGCCGGATAGGCAAACAGGGTGGCCGCCACCTCGGCCATCGCCTTTGCCGCGAGGATCATGCCCTTGTGCGCCGCCGCCGTGCGCCCCTGCGCCACCATCTGCCAGGAATGCGCCGGGGTGCCGGTGGCGCAGGTTGCCACGCGGCACTGAACGACCGGCACCACCCAGCTGACCGTGCCGACATCGGTGGACCCGATGGCATGGCGCGAGCCGGACCCCATCGCATAGATCTGGTCGCAGAGCGCGGCGCCGGGCGTCCGGGTCAACCCGAAGTTGGCCAGCGCGGCGCGGATGTCCTGCGGGTCGAGCGTGGCCGCGAAGGCGGCGGCCACCGTCTGATCCTCGGCATCGAACGGGGGCGGGCCAAGGCGGCGCAGGGCGGCATCCATCAGCCGTTCCAGCACGGTGTTGCCCACCAGATTGGCCTCGCCGCTGATCTGGCGCATCTGCATCGTCGTGCCGGTCATCAGCGCGGCACCGCGCGCCACGTCGATCACCCGGTCGTTCAGCGACCACATCTCGGGCAGGGTCGGCGCGCGCACCAGCTGACGCACAGCGGCGCGGGCCTGCACCACATTGGGCGATATGCCCCCGGCATCGGTGATGGCGTAGTGGATGCGCGCCCCCGGCGGCATGTGTTCGCGCAGGTAGTTCACGCCGACGTTCATCAGCTCCACCGCATCCAGTGCGGACCGCCCCAGATGCGGGGAAACCGAGGCGTGCGAGGCGCGGCCATGAAAGATGAACTCCGATTCCACGCAGGCCAGCGACAGCGGGCTCGTCACGCCGGTCAACGGGCCCGGATGCCAGCAGATCGCGGCATCCACGTCGTCGAAACAGCCCGCCCGCACCATGAAGCCCTTGGCCGAACCGCCCTCTTCGGCGGGGCAGCCGAGATAGCGCACCCGGCCCGGCAGCCCGGCGCGCGCCAGCCACTCCTTCAGCGCCGCCGCCGCCAGCAGCGAGGCCGAGCCCAGCAGGTTGTGCCCGCAGCCATGGCCGTTGCCGCCCGGCACCAGTTCTCGCTGCTCGGGCAGCCCCGCGTGCTGGCTGAGACCCGGCAGCGCGTCGTATTCGCCCATGATCACGATCACCGGACCGCCATCACCCGCCTCGCCGCCCACCGCCGTCGGCATACCGGCGATGCCGGACATCGGGCGGAAACCTTCGGACGCGATCATCTGCGCATGGGCCGCAGCCGAGCGGACTTCGGCAAAGTTCAGCTCCGGCATGTCCCAGATACGGTCGCTGAGATCGCAGAAGGCGGCTTGTCTGGCCTCGACAAAGCTCGAAACGGGCAGGTTTGTCATCGGGTCTTTCCGGGGAATGCAGGCGCGGCAAGTCGCCGGCGTAGCTTCATCCTACCCGGATCGGGACCTGAGCGGCGGCGTTCTTGGGCTACCCTTCGCAGAATTCCTGCGCAAACCGTGCCAGATTTCGCGAAAAGATGCGCCAGACGCGCGGCTCCACCCGCCGCCTGTCAGCCGGGGTCGCCCACGTCGGGGATGGGAACGCTGAGGCCAAGCTTGATGCGGTCCATCACCACCAGTGTCTTGAAACCCTTGATGTCGCGGTTCTCGTAGAAGAAGCGCCGCGTGAAGGTCTCGTAATCCTCCATGTCGCGCGCGGTGATCAGCAGGGCGAAATCGGCCTCTCCGGTGACGTAAAGCCCGACCATGATTTCCGGGGTCGAGCGGATCGACTGCTTGAAACGGTCAATGATATCGGACCTTTCGCGTTCCAGCGACACCAGAACCAGCATCGAGATCGGGCGGCCGACGGCCTCGGGTGACACCACGGACACATCGGCCTCGATGATCCCGTCGGCGCGCAGCCGTTTCAAGCGGCGCTGGCAGGCGGTCGGGGACAGACCGACCAGCGCCCCAAGCTCGTCCGAGGTCATGCGGTTGTTCTGTTGGACGGCGGTCAGGATCCGCACGTCTATCTGGTCAAGCGCCGCCATGCAGAACTCCTGCGTTGAATACGAATTGAGTGCAGGAAAAAATCCTGAACGGGGAAAACTTAGATGAAATCCGGTCAAAACCCCAGCATAGAGTTGGCAGGCGACAATGGTCACGGCCCGGTCCGGGCAATGCAAGACGGAACAGGCAATGGCCATGGCACCGACCCTTCTTCCCCGCGCAGCCGAACCGATCGTGCAGATCGAAAGCCTGCGCAAACGGTTCGGCACGCTGGAAGTGCTGCGCGGCGTGTCGCTTTCGGCCGGCGAGGGTCAGGTGATCTCGATTCTCGGCTCCTCGGGGTCGGGCAAATCCACGCTGCTGCGCTGCGTGAACCTGCTGGAAACGGCAGATGGCGGCGTGGTGCGCGTCGGCCCGCTCCGGCTTGGCTTCGGGGCCGATGCGGAGCCCGCCCCTGCCGCCGAGCGCCGCAAGCTCACCGAAGGCATCCGCCGGCAGACCGGGATGGTCTTCCAGAACTTCAACCTGTGGAGCCACAAGACGGTGCTGCAGAATGTCATCGAAGCGCCGGTCCACGTCTTCAAACGACCGCGCGCCGAGGTGATCGGCGAGGCCGAGGCCCTGCTGGAAAAGGTCGGGCTGATCGAAAAGCGCGACGCCTATCCGGCGATGCTGTCGGGCGGCCAGCAGCAGCGCGCGGCCATCGCCCGGGCGCTGGCGATGCGGCCGAAGGTGCTGCTGTTCGACGAACCCACATCTGCGCTGGACCCGGAACTGGTGGGCGAGGTCTTGCGGGTGATCCGCGATCTGGCCTCCGAGGCGCGCACCATGCTGGTCGTCACCCACGAGGTCGGCTTTGCGCGCGAAGTGTCGGACCGGGTGGTCTTTCTCGACGCGGGCAGGATCGAGGCCGAGGGCACGCCCGACGAGGTGTTCAGCCGCTCGACCTCGCCCCGCTTCCGCCAGTTCATCTCTCGTGTCATGTAGCGGCGGCCTGTTGCCCCGACCTGAACGACCCAACAAGGAACGCCACGCATGACCTTCGGCAGCAACGACCTGAACGCCTGGGACCGCGATCATTTCTTCCACCCCTCGACCCATGCCGGTGCCCATGCGCGGGGCGAGACGCCGCGGCGGGTGATTGCCGGGGGCGAGGGGGTCCATATCACCGACACCGAGGGTCGGCGCAGCCTTGATGCCTTTGCCGGGCTTTACTGCGTCAACGTCGGCTACGGGCGCAGCGAGATTGCCGAGGCGATTGCCGAGCAGGCGCGCAAGCTGGCCTATTACCACGCCTATGTCGGCCACGGCACCGAGGCCAGCATCACGCTGGCGCGGATGATCATCGAACGCGCGCCTTCGCACATGAGCCGGGTCTATTTCGGCCTGTCGGGCTCGGATGCCAACGAGACCAACATCAAGCTGATCTGGTATTACAACAACATCCTCGGCCGACCCGAGAAGAAGAAGATCATCAGCCGTTGGCGCGGCTATCACGGCTCGGGCGTGATGACCGGCAGCCTGACCGGGCTCGCGCTGTTCCACGCCAACTTCGACCTGCCGCGCGCCCCCGTGCTGCACACCGAGGCGCCCTACTATTTCCGCCGCGAAGACCGCAACCAGACCGAGGAACAGTTCTCGGCCCATTGCGCGGCGAAGCTGGAGGAGATGATCCTGGCCGAGGGCCCCGACACCGTCGCGGCCTTCATCGGCGAGCCGATCCTCGGCACCGGCGGCATCGTGCCGCCGCCCGCGGGCTACTGGGCGGCGATCCAGGCGGTGCTGGCGAAATACGACATCCTGCTGGTGGCCGACGAGGTGGTGACCGGCTTCGGCCGCCTTGGCACGATGTTCGGCTCGGACCATTACGGCATGGTGCCCGACCTGATCACCATCGCCAAGGGACTGACCTCGGCCTATGCGCCGCTGTCGGGGTCGATCGTGTCCGACCGGATGTGGCAGGTGCTGGTGCAGGGCTCGGACGAGGCGGGGCCGATGGGCCATGGCTGGACCTATTCGGCGCATCCGATCTGCGCGGCGGCCGGGGTCGCCAACCTGAAGCTGATCGACGAGATGGGGCTGGTGGAGAACGCGGGCACCACCGGCGCCTACTTCCGCGCGGCGCTGTCGGCCGCCCTGGCCGGGCACCCCAACGTCGGCGAGGTGCGCGGCGACGGGCTGATGGCGGCGGTGGAGTTCGTCGAGGACAGGGACGACCGCCGCTTCTTCGACCCCGCCCGCAAGATCGGCCCCGCCGTCTCCGCCGCCCTGCTCGACCGGGGCGTGATCGGCCGCGCCATGCCGCAAGGCGACATCCTCGGCTTCGCCCCCCCGCTCTGCCTCACCCGCGACGAGGCCGATATTGTCGTCGATGCCGCGCTGCGGGCGGTAGAGGCCGTGCTGCCCCCGCAGCGCAAGGGCAACGGGAACGGCTGACCGTCGCGGCGGGTCGAGAGGGCCGCGCCAACCGCCGGCACGATGCGGCGGCAGGCCCGGCCATGTGCTACGCCTTATGGCGGATTTGACAGGGCCGGGCACATCCCGTCACAACTTCCGACAGGCCGGATGCCGGGCTGGATGGCCGCGCAGGCCCGGCTGTGGACCGCCCGGCGTCCGCAACCACAGGCCGATTGCGGAAAGCCGGGCGTCCGCAGCCACAGGAAGGTCAGGTGCAGCCTTGCCCGCTTCGGAACGACTTCCCGTCACGGTCCTGTCCGGATTTCTGGGGTCCGGCAAGACAACCCTGCTCAACCACATCCTGAACAACCGCGAAGGCAGGCGGGTTGCGGTCATCGTCAATGACATGTCCGAGGTGAACATCGACGCCGATCTGGTGCGCGAGGGCGGCGCCGCACTGAGCCATACCGACGAGACGCTGGTCGAGATGACGAACGGCTGCATCTGCTGCACGCTGCGCGACGACCTGCTGGCAGAGGTGCGCAGGCTGGCCGAGGCGGGCCGGTTCGACTATCTGCTGATCGAATCCACCGGGATAGCCGAGCCGATGCCGGTGGCGGCCACCTTCGACTTTCGCGACGCGGCAGGGCAATGCCTGGGCGACGTGGCGCGACTCGACACGATGGTGACGGTGGTCGATGCCAGAAACCTGCTGGAAGACTTCTCCAGCCACGATTTCCTGCGCGACCGGGGGGAAACCCGCGAGCCGACCGACGAGCGCACGCTGGTCGAATTGCTGGTCGACCAGATCGAGTTCGCGGATGTGGTGATCCTCAACAAGATCACCGAAGCGGGGCCCGCGCGCACCGAAGCCGCGCGCCGGATCGTGCGGTGCCTCAACACGGGGGCGCGCCTGATCGAGACCGATTACAGCGAGGTTCCGCTGGACAGCATCCTGCGCACCGGCCTGTTCGACTTCGACAAGGCAAGACGGTCCCCGCGCTGGTTCAAGGAACTGAACGAGTTCGCCAGCCATGTGCCCGAGGCCGAGGAATACGGCATCGCGTCCTTCGTCTATCGCGCGCGGCAGCCGTTCCATCCGCAACGCATCTGCGACCTTCTCACCTCGCCGCTGCCGGGTGTCATCCGGGCCAAGGGCAAGTTCTGGATTCCGACCCAGCCCGGCTGGGCGCTCGACTTCAGCCTGGCCGGCCCGATGTCCGCGATGAAGCCGCTGGGGCGCTGGTGGGCGGCGCTGCCCCGGACGGCCTGGCCCGCGGACCCCCTTGCCGTCGCACGGATTCGCGCGCAATGGCGCGACCCCTACGGCGACCGGCGGCAGGAACTGGTGTTCATCGGCTCGGGCATGAACCGCAGGCGGATCACGGCGGCGCTCGACGCCTGCCTGATCCGCGATCCGGCGCAACTGACCCCGCAGGCGATCGGCCAGCTTCACGATCCGTTTGCTGGCAGTGTAAGCTCCGACAGCAGCGCGGCAGCCGCAGGCCATTGAAACCAAAAGGGAATCGGATTCCGCAACTGATAGCGCCCCGACCGGCAATCACCTACTTCGGATAGACATCGTGCCAGGTTTCACCGAAAGGCTTAATTGACTTGATCCGTCCTCCAGCGTCCTGCTTGTCGCGGAGAACGGTACTCGATTTGTGAAAGTTTGATCATTCGTTGACCACATTTAATCGGATCCGTCGGGCAGTCGCACTGACGGCTTTTGGAGGCTTGGCATGACCGACAATCGCATTGTGACTGAAAACGCGATCATGGAAGGGCGGGCCGAAAGTTCCTACTGGAACGTCGCGCACAGCAACCAGATCGAAGGGTTCGCTACCGATTTCAGCGTGAATGCGGGCGACACGGTCGACTTCAAGATCAACGTCAACGGCGGCGCCGGCAGCGACTACACGGTGGAAATCTTCCGCCTCGGCCATTACGGCGGGTCGGGTGCCCGCGAGGTCGCGGAATGGACAAACCAGAACGCCACGGTGCAGGAGGCGGCGCAATACGACCCGACGCGGGCGCTTGTCGATGCCGGCAACTGGACGGTGACCGACAGCTGGGACATCCCGGCGGATGCGGTTTCGGGCGTCTACCTCGCACGGCTTCAGCGGCTGGACGCGAACGGCGACCCGATCGAGGGCGCGGTGAACCAGATTCCGTTCATCGTGCGCAACGACGGGGTGTCGGCCGACATCGTGCTGCAGACATCCGATACCACCTGGCATGCCTACAACGGCTGGTTCGGCAACAATGGCCAGGTCGGTGCGAACTTCTACGGCGATGCCAGCCTGACCGTCAGCCACGACGACTCGCCGCCAGACGGCGGCCGGGACGATCGGTCTTACGCCGTCAGCTACAACCGTCCCTTCATCACCCGCGACGGCACCAGCCCGTCATCCGGCGCGCAGAACTACGTCTTTGGCGCGGATTATGCCGCGATCAGCTGGCTGGAACAGAACGGTTACGACGTATCCTACATTTCCGGCGTCGATACGGACCGGCTGGGTGCGGACTATCTGCAGAACTACAAGGCGTTCATCTCTGTCGGGCATGACGAATACTGGTCGGGCGGTCAGCGGGCCAACGTCGAGGAAGCCCGCGACGCCGGTGTGAACCTGCTGTTCTGGAGCGGCAACGAGTGCTACTGGAAGACCCGCTGGGACGTCAGCATCGTCGATGGCACCGAGTATCGCACCCTGGTCTGCTACAAGGAAACCTGGGCGAACCCTGATCCCAACGACGGCCCCGACGACTACGTCGATCTTGACCCGACCAACATCTGGACAGGCACCTGGCGCGACACCCGCTTTCTGATGGCAAGGGATGCCGAGGGCAACTACATCGCCGGCGGGGCCGACCCCGATCCGATTTCCGGCCTTTGCCCGGCGTGCAACTGCGCCGAAAACTCGCTGATGGGCCAGATGTTCATCGCGGACGGTGTCGGTGATTTCGGCGGCGCGCTGGACGTGCCGGCCGCCTTTTCGGGGCTGCGGGTCTGGCGCGACACCAGCATCGCCAACGGCGGGCAGCTTGACATTGCCCCCGGAATCCTCGGCTACGAATGGGATGCGTCTCCGGACGACCTGTCCCGCCCGGCCGGCCTGATCAAGCTTTCCGAGACGACGATCAACTGGAGCGGCATCCTGACCGACCAGGGCAACACCGTTCTGCCGGGTTCGGCCACCCACAACCTGTCGATCTACCGTGCGCCCAGCGGCGCGCTGGTGTTCGGGGCCGGCACGGTGTTCTGGTCCTGGGGGCTCAGCAACGCGCATGACAGCTCGCCCTACAGCGCGCAGATCGCGAACCTCGACATCCAGCAGTTCACCGTGAACATGTTCGCCGACATGGGCATTCAGCCCGGCGTGACCGACGCGGTCCTGATGTTGCAGGGTCTTATCCGGGCGACGCAATCGCTCGATCTCGTCGCCGCGACGACCACGCTGGTTGATATCCCCGACACTGTCGCGGCGCTTTCCACCGTGGTGATCTCGGGAACCGCGACCGACGATGACGGCAACGCCGCCACGCCCGACGGTCAGGTTGCCGTGGTCGAGGTTTCGCTTGACGGCGGCACGACCTGGCGTGTCGCCACCACGACCGACAACTGGGCGACCTGGACCTACAACTGGACGCCGACGGCGCAGGGAGTCTATACGATCAGGGCCCGCGCCATCGACGACAGCCTGAACGTCGTGAACGTGACACCGTCGCAGGATGTCGTCACGGTGACGGCCCCGGAGCTGCCCGAAACCTTCGGCGTGTTCGATGCGGCCGACATCGTGACGGGCTTTGTCTACAACGACAACACCTCCATCGAGCTCGGGATGCGGTTTTCGGTCAACACTCCAGGCGCGGTCACCGAACTGAAATACTGGCGCGCCGAACTCGACGCAGGCGATACCGACGTGCGCGCAGGGCACCTGTGGAGCGCCAGCGGCACCTTGCTGGCAACCGTCACCTTCACCTCTGTGGCCGGTGCGACCGGGTGGCAGGTGGCACAGCTTTCCACCCCCGTCGATCTGGTGGCCGGTGCCGAATACGTCGTGTCCTACCGCACGGAAAACAACTACTTCGCCGCCGGCGGGTTCTTTGCCGAGGGCAGGGAGGTCGCGTTCGACGGCCTGGACAACGGCGCCTTCTCGGGGATCTTCGGGGTCGTCAGCGCCTTTCAAAGCGGGGGCGTGTTCCACTACGGGGGCGGTGCGCCGGTGATGCCGACCCAGACCTACGCGTCGGCAAACTACTGGGTGGACGTGACCTTCGATCCGGTGGCATCCGGGGCCAACACGGCGCCCGTCATCACCTCGCCCGCCGCCTTCACCATCGCGGAGGGTCTGCTTCAAGTCGGCAACATCACCGCAACGGACGCAGAGACGAGCATCCTTTTCTATTCCATCGCCGGCGGGGCGGATGCGGCAAGGTTCACGATCAATTCGTCCACCGGCGCGCTGTCGTTCCTGGCCGCGCCCAATTTCTCGGCCCCGACCGATGTGGGGGCGGACAACGTCTACAATCTGCTGGTCAGCGCCACGGACGGCATCGCCCCGCCGGTGCAGCAGGAAATCAGCGTGACGGTGATCGACGTGATCGATCCCGAACCCGGCACCGGGTCGCACCTGTTCGGCCCGTCGGACCTTCCCGCCGTGATCTCCACGTCGGACCCGACCGACTATGAACTCGGCGTGAGATTCACCGCCACGCAGGCGGGCAGCATCACGCAGCTGCGCTACTATCGCGGGGCAGAGGATGCCACGGATGTCGATACCCGCACCCTGAGCCTGTGGGATGGCAGCGGCAACCGGCTTGCCTTCGTGACCGTGACATCGGTCGAGGGCCAAAGCGGCTGGCAGGTGGCCACGCTGTCGTCCGCTGTCCAGATCACGGCAAACACCACCTATGTCGCGTCCTACGGCACGGTGCAGAACTACGCCTTCACCGGCGGCTTCTTCAACACGGCCCATACCGGACCTGACGGCATCCTGACCGGGCTCGGCGGCGGCAACGGCGTGTTCTCGGCCGGGGGCACCGGGGCTTTCCCGACCAGTTCCTACAACAATTCGAACTATTGGGTGGACGTGACCTTCAACCCGGTCACGCCCGAAAACACGGCGCCGGTCTTCACGTCGTCGACAAGCTTCCTTGCCGCCGAGAACCAGCTTGCGGCAGCCCTGGTCGCGGCAAGCGATGCCGAGGGCAATGCCCTGACCTACACCATCGCCGGGGGCGCCGATGCGTCGCTGTTCGGGATCAACGCGACA from Paracoccaceae bacterium Fryx2 includes these protein-coding regions:
- a CDS encoding amidohydrolase, producing MTNLPVSSFVEARQAAFCDLSDRIWDMPELNFAEVRSAAAHAQMIASEGFRPMSGIAGMPTAVGGEAGDGGPVIVIMGEYDALPGLSQHAGLPEQRELVPGGNGHGCGHNLLGSASLLAAAALKEWLARAGLPGRVRYLGCPAEEGGSAKGFMVRAGCFDDVDAAICWHPGPLTGVTSPLSLACVESEFIFHGRASHASVSPHLGRSALDAVELMNVGVNYLREHMPPGARIHYAITDAGGISPNVVQARAAVRQLVRAPTLPEMWSLNDRVIDVARGAALMTGTTMQMRQISGEANLVGNTVLERLMDAALRRLGPPPFDAEDQTVAAAFAATLDPQDIRAALANFGLTRTPGAALCDQIYAMGSGSRHAIGSTDVGTVSWVVPVVQCRVATCATGTPAHSWQMVAQGRTAAAHKGMILAAKAMAEVAATLFAYPARLAAAQAEHAAFRAENPFRNPVGPDVALNLPAGPPS
- a CDS encoding DUF4082 domain-containing protein, whose translation is MTDNRIVTENAIMEGRAESSYWNVAHSNQIEGFATDFSVNAGDTVDFKINVNGGAGSDYTVEIFRLGHYGGSGAREVAEWTNQNATVQEAAQYDPTRALVDAGNWTVTDSWDIPADAVSGVYLARLQRLDANGDPIEGAVNQIPFIVRNDGVSADIVLQTSDTTWHAYNGWFGNNGQVGANFYGDASLTVSHDDSPPDGGRDDRSYAVSYNRPFITRDGTSPSSGAQNYVFGADYAAISWLEQNGYDVSYISGVDTDRLGADYLQNYKAFISVGHDEYWSGGQRANVEEARDAGVNLLFWSGNECYWKTRWDVSIVDGTEYRTLVCYKETWANPDPNDGPDDYVDLDPTNIWTGTWRDTRFLMARDAEGNYIAGGADPDPISGLCPACNCAENSLMGQMFIADGVGDFGGALDVPAAFSGLRVWRDTSIANGGQLDIAPGILGYEWDASPDDLSRPAGLIKLSETTINWSGILTDQGNTVLPGSATHNLSIYRAPSGALVFGAGTVFWSWGLSNAHDSSPYSAQIANLDIQQFTVNMFADMGIQPGVTDAVLMLQGLIRATQSLDLVAATTTLVDIPDTVAALSTVVISGTATDDDGNAATPDGQVAVVEVSLDGGTTWRVATTTDNWATWTYNWTPTAQGVYTIRARAIDDSLNVVNVTPSQDVVTVTAPELPETFGVFDAADIVTGFVYNDNTSIELGMRFSVNTPGAVTELKYWRAELDAGDTDVRAGHLWSASGTLLATVTFTSVAGATGWQVAQLSTPVDLVAGAEYVVSYRTENNYFAAGGFFAEGREVAFDGLDNGAFSGIFGVVSAFQSGGVFHYGGGAPVMPTQTYASANYWVDVTFDPVASGANTAPVITSPAAFTIAEGLLQVGNITATDAETSILFYSIAGGADAARFTINSSTGALSFLAAPNFSAPTDVGADNVYNLLVSATDGIAPPVQQEISVTVIDVIDPEPGTGSHLFGPSDLPAVISTSDPTDYELGVRFTATQAGSITQLRYYRGAEDATDVDTRTLSLWDGSGNRLAFVTVTSVEGQSGWQVATLSSAVQITANTTYVASYGTVQNYAFTGGFFNTAHTGPDGILTGLGGGNGVFSAGGTGAFPTSSYNNSNYWVDVTFNPVTPENTAPVFTSSTSFLAAENQLAAALVAASDAEGNALTYTIAGGADASLFGINATTGLVSFLVAPDFELPADAGGNNVYDLIVGVSDGTAPVVTKSIAVTVTDVEDESQQPATFAGHQITAQYIFGSTPTTLFPDASASQTAIVDANPGTVEFTALPNAGPGLGNGSFGLASVDVGAQTISITFPLDAGVFSQAFVAFAPSAAFPFNGVRILDGIGTLPQIRGVTILSQQGFTNADGVATPLTLADLTITSTGIFLNMAGKGRMVDADPATAGVEASSIELQVDLNDSPVAVADSAVMAQDGVLTLASALLVANDTDADDDALSIIGVGNAQNGTVSYNSLADEIIFIPAAGFAGSTTFDYAIADGYGGTATGRVTVLVEEPAALALMADASRDHFWESFEHDEYFVTALRETPTLMDYL
- a CDS encoding GTP-binding protein; translation: MPASERLPVTVLSGFLGSGKTTLLNHILNNREGRRVAVIVNDMSEVNIDADLVREGGAALSHTDETLVEMTNGCICCTLRDDLLAEVRRLAEAGRFDYLLIESTGIAEPMPVAATFDFRDAAGQCLGDVARLDTMVTVVDARNLLEDFSSHDFLRDRGETREPTDERTLVELLVDQIEFADVVILNKITEAGPARTEAARRIVRCLNTGARLIETDYSEVPLDSILRTGLFDFDKARRSPRWFKELNEFASHVPEAEEYGIASFVYRARQPFHPQRICDLLTSPLPGVIRAKGKFWIPTQPGWALDFSLAGPMSAMKPLGRWWAALPRTAWPADPLAVARIRAQWRDPYGDRRQELVFIGSGMNRRRITAALDACLIRDPAQLTPQAIGQLHDPFAGSVSSDSSAAAAGH
- a CDS encoding amino acid ABC transporter ATP-binding protein, with product MAPTLLPRAAEPIVQIESLRKRFGTLEVLRGVSLSAGEGQVISILGSSGSGKSTLLRCVNLLETADGGVVRVGPLRLGFGADAEPAPAAERRKLTEGIRRQTGMVFQNFNLWSHKTVLQNVIEAPVHVFKRPRAEVIGEAEALLEKVGLIEKRDAYPAMLSGGQQQRAAIARALAMRPKVLLFDEPTSALDPELVGEVLRVIRDLASEARTMLVVTHEVGFAREVSDRVVFLDAGRIEAEGTPDEVFSRSTSPRFRQFISRVM
- a CDS encoding Lrp/AsnC family transcriptional regulator, with amino-acid sequence MAALDQIDVRILTAVQQNNRMTSDELGALVGLSPTACQRRLKRLRADGIIEADVSVVSPEAVGRPISMLVLVSLERERSDIIDRFKQSIRSTPEIMVGLYVTGEADFALLITARDMEDYETFTRRFFYENRDIKGFKTLVVMDRIKLGLSVPIPDVGDPG
- a CDS encoding ABC transporter permease subunit (The N-terminal region of this protein, as described by TIGR01726, is a three transmembrane segment that identifies a subfamily of ABC transporter permease subunits, which specificities that include histidine, arginine, glutamine, glutamate, L-cystine (sic), the opines (in Agrobacterium) octopine and nopaline, etc.); protein product: MADQTLLQLFSFGPDGWGAPMLRAAGMTVAVAACGYLLGGVIGIFGAWAKLAGGRVLRGAAETYTTVLRGIPDLLVIFLFYFGAGVALSKIAGLFGHVGFISLPGFVAGFLAIGIVSGAYHTEVIRAAVMAVSKGEIEAATAIGMGRFLIFRRILAPLALRSALPGLGNVWQLVLKEAALVSVTGVVELVRQAQMGARSTRDPFTFFLVAALLYLCITTVSGLLFQAAEARVGRGARRT
- a CDS encoding aspartate aminotransferase family protein — translated: MTFGSNDLNAWDRDHFFHPSTHAGAHARGETPRRVIAGGEGVHITDTEGRRSLDAFAGLYCVNVGYGRSEIAEAIAEQARKLAYYHAYVGHGTEASITLARMIIERAPSHMSRVYFGLSGSDANETNIKLIWYYNNILGRPEKKKIISRWRGYHGSGVMTGSLTGLALFHANFDLPRAPVLHTEAPYYFRREDRNQTEEQFSAHCAAKLEEMILAEGPDTVAAFIGEPILGTGGIVPPPAGYWAAIQAVLAKYDILLVADEVVTGFGRLGTMFGSDHYGMVPDLITIAKGLTSAYAPLSGSIVSDRMWQVLVQGSDEAGPMGHGWTYSAHPICAAAGVANLKLIDEMGLVENAGTTGAYFRAALSAALAGHPNVGEVRGDGLMAAVEFVEDRDDRRFFDPARKIGPAVSAALLDRGVIGRAMPQGDILGFAPPLCLTRDEADIVVDAALRAVEAVLPPQRKGNGNG